A window from Kovacikia minuta CCNUW1 encodes these proteins:
- the cas12k gene encoding type V CRISPR-associated protein Cas12k (Type V-K CRISPR systems have also been known as with the large Cas12k protein, has also been known as type V-U5, and Cas12k as C2c5.) — translation MSFKGKVGNFPRGIYKILYDKHRATEDLLEKCAVAYLIKNRFEIKSDETEKDIKKLSDRIHSKKKEIEALQKQLQSRLPKGRPWVGKDILDEIASIGVIEDETEWNSIESALLKKQTLMPHPILFESSDDFIWAEPARFQIEDLQAEEENSRGTEAEELRAKNLQAEKESSNTEPRKQVCVCFKSFDEKYAFEVAGDYRHIHAVWQALKERKKYDDNTDGNTSALFLVRSATLIWREYKKNENRIVRRRKAAKKRAKREGLVASTESDSTLAPEFYDPEFPWNRYQLFLHCTIETRYLSKEGTEIDIEKQKKSTAKSIQTLEKNIAELEGKGESTKTRKDRHRRQSGTLRRLESYDNNYERTSKPLYAGQPHIVTGVALGSSGLVTTTIADAISSKILECRGIETLLGKDYELVKRRQFERQLNSRRRTQNQKRGANDQFGESNVGDTIDKRIANAVIDFAKKHQSGFIVLPDMNDYRRRKQAEIAAFAERECGGWKGIEKKFAKAQNEKNHSWSYGRLITYITNQAEKEGILVKTGRQPIQGSSQEQGKLMAIAAYTDKAKPKKFRSKKSA, via the coding sequence CTGTCCTTTAAAGGCAAAGTAGGAAATTTCCCTAGGGGAATCTATAAAATCCTGTATGACAAACACCGTGCAACAGAAGATTTACTTGAGAAGTGTGCGGTTGCATACCTGATCAAAAACAGATTTGAAATCAAAAGTGATGAAACCGAAAAGGATATCAAAAAACTGAGCGATCGCATTCATAGCAAGAAAAAAGAAATTGAGGCCCTCCAAAAACAGTTGCAAAGCCGTTTACCGAAGGGACGCCCGTGGGTGGGGAAGGACATTCTGGATGAAATTGCATCAATTGGCGTTATAGAAGATGAGACTGAGTGGAATTCAATAGAATCAGCATTACTCAAGAAACAAACTCTCATGCCCCATCCAATTCTGTTTGAAAGTAGTGATGACTTCATCTGGGCTGAGCCTGCAAGATTTCAGATAGAAGATTTACAGGCAGAAGAAGAGAACTCTAGGGGTACTGAAGCTGAGGAGTTAAGAGCCAAGAACTTGCAAGCTGAGAAAGAGAGTTCCAACACCGAACCTCGAAAGCAAGTTTGCGTCTGTTTCAAAAGCTTTGACGAGAAATATGCTTTTGAAGTCGCTGGTGATTACCGTCATATTCATGCTGTTTGGCAGGCTCTAAAAGAGCGCAAAAAATATGACGACAATACAGACGGAAATACGTCCGCTCTATTTTTGGTGCGATCGGCAACGTTGATTTGGAGGGAGTACAAGAAAAACGAAAACAGAATTGTACGTCGCCGAAAAGCTGCAAAGAAGCGAGCAAAGCGCGAAGGATTGGTCGCTAGCACTGAGTCTGATAGTACACTCGCTCCGGAGTTCTATGACCCGGAATTTCCCTGGAATCGGTATCAGCTATTCTTACATTGCACCATAGAAACCCGGTATTTAAGTAAAGAGGGAACCGAGATTGACATTGAGAAGCAAAAGAAATCCACTGCTAAATCAATCCAAACCTTAGAAAAGAATATTGCCGAATTAGAAGGGAAGGGTGAATCAACGAAAACCCGTAAGGACCGTCACAGACGTCAATCTGGAACTCTGAGACGACTGGAGAGTTATGACAATAACTATGAGCGGACCAGTAAACCCCTCTATGCTGGACAACCTCATATTGTTACTGGTGTTGCGCTTGGTTCAAGTGGCTTGGTGACCACAACGATCGCAGATGCGATTTCAAGCAAGATTCTGGAATGTCGGGGTATCGAGACATTACTTGGTAAGGACTATGAACTAGTCAAACGGAGACAGTTTGAACGGCAACTCAACTCACGCCGCCGTACTCAGAACCAGAAACGAGGTGCCAATGACCAGTTTGGGGAATCCAATGTGGGTGACACGATCGATAAACGCATTGCAAACGCTGTAATTGATTTTGCCAAGAAACATCAATCAGGTTTTATTGTTTTACCTGACATGAATGATTACAGACGACGAAAGCAGGCTGAAATTGCCGCATTTGCAGAACGTGAGTGTGGCGGATGGAAAGGTATTGAGAAGAAGTTTGCAAAAGCTCAGAATGAGAAGAACCACTCGTGGAGTTATGGACGCCTGATTACATACATCACCAATCAGGCCGAGAAGGAAGGAATTTTAGTAAAGACTGGGCGGCAACCGATTCAGGGCAGTTCTCAGGAACAGGGCAAACTGATGGCGATCGCGGCATACACGGATAAAGCTAAACCAAAAAAATTTCGTTCTAAAAAATCTGCTTAG
- a CDS encoding DUF4435 domain-containing protein: MTVSDMRQARRSPATIFLEFTRLYKHSPSTLFCFFEGEDSQYYGVRIKTIAKPEKDKYFNCNGKKGVLETHKIISYHEEYKAAKTAFFVDKDFDESIYTTLQGITNIYETPCYSVENFYTSLSAFREVLRNEFKMEELEKDSQNLENLFFQRQQEFHKSVELLNAWIACQKRLGAKLYLSNYSVDDFIEIELTKITVNYDLSKLETKFPSLPSIAQADLDAKIEEFQLAGCQTAFRGKFEIDFLFIFLRKLIDEARKRSSPYFTKKLKVKLQTSRASIISDLSQYADTPPCLFNFLESLAS, encoded by the coding sequence ATGACAGTTTCAGATATGAGGCAAGCTCGTCGAAGTCCTGCTACAATTTTTTTGGAATTTACCAGATTATATAAACACTCTCCATCTACCCTGTTTTGTTTCTTTGAAGGTGAAGATAGCCAATACTACGGTGTAAGAATTAAGACTATTGCTAAGCCTGAAAAGGATAAGTATTTTAATTGTAACGGTAAGAAGGGTGTATTAGAGACACATAAAATTATTTCCTACCATGAAGAGTATAAAGCTGCAAAGACTGCTTTCTTTGTTGACAAGGATTTTGACGAGTCTATATATACAACGTTACAAGGTATCACTAATATCTATGAAACACCTTGTTACTCCGTTGAGAATTTCTATACATCACTATCCGCTTTCCGGGAAGTTTTAAGGAATGAATTTAAGATGGAAGAATTAGAGAAAGATTCTCAGAACTTGGAAAATTTGTTTTTCCAGCGACAGCAAGAGTTTCATAAATCAGTGGAACTTTTGAATGCTTGGATAGCATGTCAAAAAAGACTAGGAGCTAAACTTTATTTATCGAATTATAGCGTTGATGACTTTATTGAGATTGAGCTAACTAAAATAACAGTCAACTATGATTTATCTAAGTTGGAAACAAAGTTTCCCAGCTTGCCAAGTATTGCACAAGCAGATTTAGATGCAAAAATAGAAGAGTTTCAGTTAGCAGGATGTCAAACAGCTTTTAGGGGAAAGTTTGAAATTGACTTTCTTTTTATTTTCCTCAGAAAATTGATAGACGAAGCCAGGAAGAGATCTTCTCCTTATTTTACTAAGAAGTTAAAAGTAAAATTGCAGACTTCAAGGGCTAGTATAATTTCCGACTTATCTCAATATGCAGATACTCCTCCGTGTTTATTTAACTTTTTAGAGTCCTTAGCATCATAA
- a CDS encoding AAA family ATPase has translation MLSSRLNTTQLKFFSIKNLFGTKDINIPFEKESLILIAENGAGKTTILNILYYILSSKFRKLSSVEFDSVKLEFKSGECIEFSKDDLVNLSSEAETELISILTRSFPPSQVEKVLELIELDVPRSVLRKRITDMTRRYGTASMSYIEHLLDEISHISEAPKKTKKRNIDPKREVLKKNLKEQVLYFPTYRRIEEELKNLGYEGISFEEIEKSNEKLIQFGMDDVVARFNKIKSDIKNSIVDSFSKLSGDMLTQLVEGISITPEMKNQIRSEVLKIVLSRVGDKNISYRDRQKIESLVETAEIFSGKYDQLIYLLSKLIDVYEQQRDKDEAIKNFTEICNQYLNNKKVVYDETTVDISIVETKTGKPIEIRNLSSGEKQIISIFSKMYLDYSNDFVLLFDEPELSLSLEWQRMLLPDILKAGKCKFLIAVTHSPFIFDNELDLNAVDLDRFVVEK, from the coding sequence ATGTTGAGCAGTAGGTTAAATACAACTCAATTAAAATTCTTCTCAATTAAAAATCTGTTTGGAACGAAGGATATAAACATCCCATTTGAGAAAGAAAGCTTAATTCTCATTGCGGAAAATGGAGCAGGTAAGACAACTATTCTAAATATCCTTTACTATATTTTATCTTCTAAATTTAGAAAATTGAGTTCTGTAGAATTCGATTCTGTAAAATTAGAATTTAAGTCTGGTGAGTGCATCGAGTTCAGTAAAGATGATTTAGTAAATTTATCATCTGAGGCTGAAACTGAACTGATTTCGATATTAACAAGATCTTTCCCCCCATCTCAAGTGGAAAAGGTCCTGGAACTTATAGAGTTAGATGTTCCTAGATCGGTTCTACGTAAACGAATTACCGATATGACTAGAAGGTATGGAACTGCTTCTATGTCTTATATAGAACATTTACTTGATGAAATTTCCCATATTTCTGAAGCACCCAAAAAAACTAAAAAGAGAAACATCGATCCCAAACGAGAAGTTCTTAAGAAAAATCTTAAGGAGCAAGTATTATATTTTCCAACTTATAGAAGGATTGAGGAAGAATTAAAAAATCTGGGATATGAAGGAATTAGTTTTGAAGAAATTGAGAAAAGTAATGAAAAGCTAATTCAATTTGGCATGGATGATGTTGTAGCTAGATTTAACAAAATCAAATCGGACATTAAAAATTCTATTGTAGATTCTTTCTCAAAATTGTCAGGCGACATGCTTACACAACTAGTAGAAGGGATTTCCATAACTCCAGAAATGAAAAATCAGATTAGATCTGAAGTTTTAAAGATAGTTTTAAGTAGAGTTGGCGACAAAAATATATCATATCGTGACAGGCAAAAGATTGAGTCTTTAGTTGAAACAGCAGAGATATTTTCGGGAAAATATGACCAACTAATTTATTTGCTTTCAAAGCTAATAGATGTTTACGAACAACAGAGAGATAAAGATGAGGCTATTAAAAATTTCACTGAGATTTGCAACCAATACTTAAATAATAAAAAGGTTGTTTATGATGAAACTACTGTAGATATATCAATAGTAGAAACTAAAACTGGAAAGCCAATTGAGATTAGGAATTTATCTTCGGGCGAGAAGCAAATTATTTCTATTTTCTCAAAAATGTATCTTGATTATTCAAATGACTTTGTACTTTTATTTGACGAGCCAGAGCTATCATTGTCTCTTGAATGGCAAAGGATGTTATTACCCGATATTTTAAAGGCGGGAAAATGCAAATTCTTAATTGCTGTAACTCACTCTCCATTCATCTTTGATAACGAGTTAGATCTAAATGCTGTTGATTTAGATAGATTTGTTGTGGAGAAGTAA
- a CDS encoding IS5 family transposase: MIERFYDSDLTDEEWQRIEPLLPLAKSLGKHREVSLRDILNAIFYRADNGIKWRNLPCDFPVWQTVYGYYRLWVRLGIWEQINIALVQQVRISEGRAAQPSLAIIDSQSVKLGQKGGRNTELMATSR, translated from the coding sequence ATGATCGAACGCTTCTACGATAGCGACCTGACGGATGAGGAATGGCAACGGATTGAACCGTTGTTGCCGCTTGCCAAGTCGCTGGGTAAACACCGAGAAGTCAGCTTACGGGACATCTTAAATGCAATTTTCTACCGTGCTGACAATGGGATTAAATGGCGCAATCTACCTTGCGACTTTCCAGTCTGGCAAACGGTCTACGGCTATTACCGCTTATGGGTCAGATTGGGCATTTGGGAACAGATTAATATTGCCCTGGTACAGCAAGTGCGAATCAGTGAAGGACGAGCGGCTCAACCCAGTTTAGCCATCATTGACAGCCAGTCCGTCAAACTGGGGCAAAAAGGGGGGAGGAACACGGAGTTGATGGCAACAAGCAGATAA
- a CDS encoding transposase → MKGRKRHIVVDVLGLVLGCYVTAANTADVKAAPAVLVWVLEMYERIAKVLADKGYRGALATLIEQAFENRQVKLEISQRPDETKGFQLEPKRWIVERTWTWLENARSLTRDYERLPENHEGMIYVVMIRLMLRRLTKNRRTWQSKAV, encoded by the coding sequence ATAAAAGGACGGAAGCGTCATATTGTAGTCGATGTGCTGGGATTAGTTTTAGGGTGTTATGTCACAGCTGCCAATACGGCTGATGTAAAAGCCGCTCCAGCGGTTCTGGTCTGGGTCTTAGAAATGTATGAACGGATTGCTAAAGTCTTGGCAGACAAAGGCTATCGAGGCGCATTGGCAACCTTGATTGAGCAAGCGTTTGAAAATCGTCAAGTGAAGCTAGAAATTAGTCAACGTCCAGACGAGACAAAAGGATTTCAGCTTGAACCGAAACGATGGATTGTTGAGCGGACTTGGACTTGGCTTGAGAATGCTCGCAGTTTGACTCGTGACTATGAACGCTTGCCTGAAAATCATGAAGGGATGATCTATGTCGTCATGATTCGGTTAATGCTCCGACGATTAACCAAGAATCGTCGAACGTGGCAATCAAAAGCTGTTTAA
- a CDS encoding GmrSD restriction endonuclease domain-containing protein: MGGILLQEVCNGSWKVCSRLVEGVQLEQVPIPTELILDGQQRCTTLFMCLFSNRPVRVQSRRNGKMSDRWYYIDIQKALDPDVEREQSILGFNNRRIRPGFAGHPAINCSSPEQEYELGLFPLAQVFSYAAWRQGYSKYWQYDPVKLELLDRFEREVIKRFEHFQVPVIRLKPGLPKTAICRVFEKVNTQSEQLNFFDLATACFASQDFSLRDDWAKREERLKQHRVLQTVKETDYIACVALVATYHQRQQAIAAGTPTQQLPAVACSREEVLDLSLADYQKYADQVVVGYEEAARFLYGQKIQTAENLPYQIQLVALAAILAVVGYPQDRVRAKLEQWFWCGSCAALYTSWHERRASRDMVEVPIWLNGDGELPNTVQMAHLQAERLLLVRRRHGAVYKAINALLRKNGAIDFAAGEALAEINLFNDPIDSHHIFPVAYCKKQGIDKDRYNSLVNLTPLSRLSNQKIGGKAPSQYLRVLEAEGISRRRMDEILRSHLIEPETLRADDFESFLSKRAYALMDLVNRAMGKTSTGGLMEIASSPTSKRASA; the protein is encoded by the coding sequence ATCGGTGGCATCTTGTTGCAAGAAGTGTGCAATGGTTCCTGGAAGGTTTGTTCTCGGTTGGTTGAAGGAGTGCAATTGGAACAAGTTCCAATTCCTACCGAACTAATTCTGGATGGGCAGCAGCGGTGTACCACGCTCTTTATGTGTTTGTTCTCTAATCGCCCTGTACGAGTGCAGAGCCGACGGAACGGCAAAATGAGCGATCGCTGGTACTACATTGACATCCAGAAAGCCCTCGATCCTGATGTTGAGCGAGAACAGTCGATTCTGGGTTTCAATAACCGTCGGATTCGTCCTGGCTTTGCAGGGCATCCTGCCATCAATTGTTCCTCTCCAGAGCAAGAATACGAACTGGGATTATTTCCCCTGGCTCAAGTGTTTAGCTATGCCGCCTGGCGGCAGGGATATTCCAAATACTGGCAATATGATCCCGTCAAGCTGGAACTTCTGGATCGTTTTGAGCGGGAGGTGATCAAGCGATTTGAGCATTTTCAGGTGCCTGTCATTCGCCTCAAGCCAGGACTGCCAAAAACCGCAATCTGCCGTGTGTTTGAGAAGGTCAACACTCAATCAGAGCAGCTCAACTTCTTTGATTTGGCAACCGCCTGTTTTGCCAGTCAGGACTTTTCGCTCCGAGATGACTGGGCAAAGCGGGAGGAACGTCTCAAGCAGCATCGAGTCCTACAGACCGTAAAAGAGACTGATTACATTGCCTGTGTGGCGCTGGTCGCTACTTATCATCAACGTCAACAGGCGATCGCAGCAGGCACCCCTACCCAACAACTACCCGCAGTCGCTTGTAGCCGGGAGGAAGTGTTAGATCTGTCGCTGGCGGACTACCAGAAGTACGCTGATCAAGTCGTTGTAGGTTACGAGGAAGCAGCACGGTTTTTGTATGGACAAAAAATCCAAACGGCTGAGAATTTGCCATACCAGATTCAATTGGTCGCTCTTGCGGCTATTCTGGCGGTCGTAGGTTACCCGCAGGATCGGGTGCGGGCAAAGCTGGAGCAGTGGTTCTGGTGCGGGAGTTGCGCGGCTCTATATACTTCCTGGCACGAACGTCGTGCCTCACGGGATATGGTGGAAGTCCCTATCTGGTTAAACGGGGATGGAGAACTACCAAACACCGTTCAAATGGCACATTTGCAGGCTGAACGACTCCTGCTTGTGCGGCGGCGGCATGGAGCAGTTTATAAAGCTATCAATGCTTTGCTACGGAAAAATGGGGCGATCGACTTTGCGGCTGGTGAGGCATTGGCAGAGATTAATCTATTCAATGACCCGATTGACAGTCACCACATTTTTCCTGTGGCGTATTGCAAGAAGCAGGGAATTGATAAAGACCGGTACAACAGCCTGGTGAACCTGACACCCCTATCCCGATTATCAAACCAGAAAATTGGTGGAAAGGCTCCAAGCCAGTACTTGCGGGTATTAGAAGCAGAAGGGATCAGTCGGCGACGGATGGACGAAATCCTCAGATCTCACTTAATTGAACCAGAAACTCTGAGAGCAGACGACTTTGAATCCTTCTTGAGCAAACGTGCCTACGCTTTGATGGATTTGGTGAATCGTGCAATGGGCAAGACCTCAACAGGTGGGCTGATGGAAATTGCTTCCAGCCCAACTTCCAAACGGGCAAGTGCTTGA
- a CDS encoding helix-turn-helix transcriptional regulator translates to MTSKPERSPLMRLRVQRFLTQQQLADALGVTETTVRNWEAGRSQPKLTPAQYKKLLEILQITPDELPDEFGTPDGQKEP, encoded by the coding sequence ATGACAAGCAAGCCCGAACGATCGCCATTAATGAGACTCAGAGTGCAACGCTTTCTGACTCAACAGCAGTTGGCGGATGCGTTAGGGGTGACTGAGACAACAGTAAGGAACTGGGAGGCAGGGCGATCTCAACCCAAGTTAACTCCCGCCCAGTATAAAAAGTTACTTGAGATTTTACAGATCACACCAGATGAGTTACCCGACGAATTTGGAACACCAGACGGGCAGAAGGAGCCGTAG